One genomic region from Pyxicephalus adspersus chromosome 1, UCB_Pads_2.0, whole genome shotgun sequence encodes:
- the LOC140328354 gene encoding retinol dehydrogenase 16-like, giving the protein MWLLLLVLLGLVYLYRWKQKRLILPNLTSKYVLITGCDSGFGNLAARQLDKRGLNVLAACLTEKGAEDLKKETSSRLQTVILDVTDSQSVSLTAKWVAEIVGDKGLWGLVNNAGVSLPTAPNEWLTKEDFLRILNVNLLGVIDVTIKMLPLIRKARGRIVNVASIAGRLTFGGGGYCMSKYGVESFSDSLRREMASFGVKVCIIEPGFFATQVTDAKLQKDCAKNMWIRLQEEIRQSYGQEYFDKYCWTAGQVLSRSNTKLSLVTDCMEHALTAEHPKTRYSAGWDAKLLYIPLSYIPTIITDFLITAAYPKPAQKA; this is encoded by the exons ATGTGGCTCCTGCTGCTAGTGCTTCTAGGTTTGGTCTACCTATATAGGTGGAAACAAAAACGTCTGATCCTCCCGAATCTCACAAGCAAGTATGTTCTGATAACAGGATGTGACTCAGGTTTTGGAAATTTAGCAGCCAGACAGTTGGACAAACGTGGACTAAATGTTCTCGCAGCTTGTCTGACTGAGAAAGGAgctgaagacctgaaaaaagAGACATCTAGTAGGCTGCAGACTGTTATCCTGGATGTCACAGACAGCCAGAGTGTAAGCCTTACAGCCAAGTGGGTAGCTGAAATTGTAGGAGATAAGG GTCTTTGGGGCTTAGTGAATAATGCAGGTGTATCTCTTCCAACTGCTCCAAACGAGTGGCTGACCAAGGAGGATTTCCTTAGGATCCTAAATGTCAACTTGCTAGGGGTCATTGATGTTACGATTAAGATGCTTCCTCTGATCCGAAAAGCACGAGGACGTATAGTGAATGTAGCCAGTATTGCAGGTAGATTAACTTTCGGTGGTGGAGGATACTGCATGTCCAAGTATGGAGTGGAGTCATTCTCAGACAGTCTCCG TCGTGAGATGGCCTCATTTGGAGTGAAAGTCTGCATTATAGAGCCAGGATTCTTCGCTACACAAGTAACAGATGCGAAACTACAGAAAGATTGTGCAAAAAATATGTGGATAAGACTACAAGAAGAAATCCGCCAGAGTTATGGACAAGAATACTTTGATAAAT ATTGCTGGACTGCTGGTCAAGTTTTGTCGAGAAGCAACACAAAATTGTCTCTGGTGACTGATTGCATGGAACATGCCCTGACAGCTGAACACCCCAAGACACGCTATTCTGCAGGATGGGATGCCAAACTGCTCTACATTCCACTGTCTTACATCCCCACTATCATTACAGATTTCCTTATTACTGCAGCCTACCCAAAACCAGCCCAAAAAGCCTAA